From one Gracilibacillus salinarum genomic stretch:
- a CDS encoding YppG family protein, with product MDERNNGFMQYYNPYQQQNMNPYQPPTYTSPLPMTPYQYYQKPVVPDPYDGFQTPTSSFFGKQNNPMMHYFQDKNGEVDFDKVFHTVNQLANTYQQVSPVFKNVGSILKVFQK from the coding sequence ATGGATGAACGAAATAACGGTTTTATGCAATATTATAATCCCTATCAACAACAAAATATGAACCCGTATCAGCCACCAACTTATACATCACCATTACCAATGACACCTTACCAATATTACCAAAAACCAGTGGTACCAGATCCATATGATGGTTTCCAGACACCAACCTCTTCCTTTTTTGGGAAACAGAATAATCCAATGATGCATTATTTTCAGGATAAGAATGGTGAAGTGGATTTCGACAAAGTGTTTCACACAGTCAATCAATTGGCCAATACGTATCAACAGGTATCACCGGTGTTTAAAAATGTAGGGAGTATCCTGAAGGTGTTTCAAAAATAA
- the acpS gene encoding holo-ACP synthase, which produces MIQGTGIDIVELFRIKEMMERQPRMIKRVLTDKEREVAEAMRSEKRRIEYIAGRFAAKEAFAKAMGTGLGKLSFQDIEITTDSSGAPILNSIVLTGQKCFISISHSEQYAIAQVIIEA; this is translated from the coding sequence ATGATTCAAGGAACAGGTATAGATATTGTGGAGCTTTTCAGGATAAAAGAAATGATGGAAAGGCAGCCACGTATGATAAAACGTGTACTTACAGATAAAGAAAGAGAAGTTGCAGAAGCAATGCGCTCTGAGAAAAGACGAATCGAATATATAGCGGGCAGGTTTGCTGCCAAAGAAGCTTTTGCAAAAGCAATGGGTACCGGACTTGGTAAATTAAGTTTTCAAGATATCGAAATTACGACTGATTCGTCCGGAGCACCCATATTGAATTCGATTGTTTTAACAGGTCAAAAGTGCTTTATATCAATCTCTCACAGTGAACAATATGCAATTGCTCAAGTAATAATTGAAGCATAA
- a CDS encoding class 1 isoprenoid biosynthesis enzyme, whose translation MNAYLDNDNLKEYAISYILYKNQEGFSFSSLTQFHYHMVVDDKSKGIVHASAAIEFLMLALDILDDLQDQDDKEKPWSLVSLSTSMNISTGFLMLSTLVLRQSRFENELKIEALQYLDEQVLRAVEGQHKDLQCSCATEEEFVSMMKEKSGSLMACATLVGATLQCTTQHEIIRDYSENFGVAAQLANDIEGLLRLDTKNDLLHKQWTLPIMLLAKESDREADWIRAYYAGKVDKEFMVQREEELFQWIYHSPVVSYVKVLKRLYQRKALERMLDLQVSQAWKDGMQEYIEHI comes from the coding sequence GTGAATGCATATTTGGATAATGATAACCTGAAGGAATATGCAATATCTTACATATTATATAAGAACCAGGAAGGTTTTTCTTTCTCGTCTTTAACACAGTTTCATTATCATATGGTCGTTGATGATAAAAGTAAAGGGATCGTCCATGCTTCTGCCGCAATAGAGTTTTTGATGCTGGCCTTGGATATACTCGATGATTTACAGGATCAAGATGATAAAGAAAAGCCCTGGTCTCTGGTGTCTTTGTCTACTTCTATGAATATTTCAACGGGTTTTTTAATGTTAAGTACGCTTGTCCTAAGACAATCTCGTTTTGAAAACGAGTTAAAGATAGAAGCACTTCAGTATTTAGATGAGCAAGTACTACGTGCGGTGGAAGGTCAACATAAAGATCTGCAGTGTTCTTGTGCTACCGAAGAAGAGTTTGTTAGCATGATGAAAGAAAAATCAGGATCCTTGATGGCTTGTGCGACACTTGTAGGGGCGACGCTTCAGTGTACCACACAACATGAAATCATCCGGGATTACTCAGAAAACTTCGGAGTTGCAGCACAATTAGCAAATGATATCGAAGGATTGCTCCGACTGGACACCAAGAATGATTTATTGCATAAACAATGGACTCTCCCTATTATGCTGCTTGCGAAGGAAAGTGATCGAGAAGCGGATTGGATACGTGCTTATTATGCTGGCAAGGTAGACAAGGAATTTATGGTGCAGAGGGAAGAGGAGTTGTTTCAGTGGATTTATCATTCACCGGTTGTGTCATATGTCAAAGTGTTAAAACGCCTGTACCAGAGAAAAGCATTAGAAAGAATGTTGGACCTGCAGGTTAGCCAAGCTTGGAAAGATGGCATGCAGGAATATATAGAACACATTTAA
- a CDS encoding LolA family protein, which translates to MKKYTSIIMGIILLIVLSACGDKSKDDVVEKLESMAENMSAYQSQSMMTLKTGKEDQVYRVDVTHKKKDFYRVLLKNENDEESSQIILRNEDGVFVLTPALNKSFKFQSEWPANNSQPYLFQSLIQDLVDDSEATFTATENYYVFETKTSYESNSNLPYQTIYFDKKTYAPVLVEVLDRDKNTLVEVEFTSFELDPELPDNTFDMETNMTSSIFGVPVMAQEDMPKQLSVLYPSANMGSELVEENQMDLENGKRVILSYQGEKNYTIIQETVDVMPTSAASPESVNGEPVDLGFTVGAQSKSSLEWHYQGVNYYLASEQLTKEEMQEVASSMTSEDATK; encoded by the coding sequence ATGAAAAAATATACAAGCATAATAATGGGGATTATTTTGTTAATTGTATTAAGCGCTTGTGGAGACAAATCAAAAGATGATGTGGTTGAAAAATTAGAAAGTATGGCAGAGAATATGAGTGCTTATCAGTCACAGTCAATGATGACCTTGAAAACAGGGAAAGAAGATCAGGTTTATCGTGTTGATGTTACGCACAAGAAAAAAGATTTCTACCGTGTTTTGTTGAAGAATGAAAATGATGAGGAAAGCAGTCAGATCATTTTACGTAATGAAGACGGTGTGTTTGTCCTGACGCCAGCATTGAATAAAAGCTTCAAGTTCCAAAGTGAATGGCCTGCTAATAATAGCCAGCCATATTTGTTCCAATCACTTATTCAGGACTTAGTAGATGACAGTGAAGCCACTTTCACAGCGACAGAGAATTATTATGTATTTGAGACGAAAACAAGCTATGAGAGCAACAGTAACTTACCTTATCAAACAATTTATTTTGATAAAAAGACTTATGCACCGGTATTGGTAGAGGTGCTCGATCGTGATAAAAATACATTGGTAGAGGTAGAATTCACAAGCTTTGAATTAGATCCAGAGTTACCTGATAATACGTTTGATATGGAGACAAACATGACAAGCAGTATCTTCGGTGTACCGGTGATGGCACAGGAAGATATGCCAAAACAATTGTCAGTACTGTATCCTTCAGCAAATATGGGCTCTGAATTAGTAGAAGAGAATCAAATGGATCTCGAAAATGGCAAGCGTGTTATTCTATCTTATCAAGGTGAAAAGAATTACACGATTATTCAAGAAACTGTTGATGTTATGCCAACCAGTGCAGCATCTCCAGAATCAGTGAATGGGGAGCCTGTTGACTTAGGTTTCACTGTAGGTGCCCAATCCAAATCCTCTTTAGAATGGCATTATCAAGGAGTTAATTACTACTTGGCTAGTGAACAATTAACAAAAGAAGAAATGCAGGAAGTAGCTAGCTCGATGACATCAGAAGATGCAACGAAATAA
- the comX gene encoding competence pheromone ComX: MLQLVVEKLTKNPDLIKRLKEGNLELAGVSEMEKAAVLDVFADNKSDQQLQAKNCYWQ; encoded by the coding sequence ATGTTACAACTTGTAGTAGAGAAGTTAACGAAGAATCCTGATCTAATCAAAAGGTTGAAAGAGGGAAACCTTGAACTCGCAGGTGTTTCAGAAATGGAGAAAGCAGCAGTGTTAGATGTTTTCGCGGATAATAAAAGTGATCAGCAACTGCAAGCAAAAAATTGTTACTGGCAGTAA
- a CDS encoding thioredoxin family protein produces the protein MGQKHVSLYVSDNCEECEQIKEYIHNLDINFDVKNTTEDKRHLSELQEHDIYITPAVIIDDYYQIIGFNKDKINRILNV, from the coding sequence TTGGGACAAAAGCATGTTAGTCTGTACGTTAGTGATAATTGCGAAGAATGTGAACAAATCAAGGAATATATCCATAACTTGGACATTAATTTCGATGTGAAAAACACGACAGAGGATAAGCGACATTTATCAGAACTGCAAGAACATGATATTTATATTACGCCTGCCGTTATCATTGATGATTATTACCAGATAATCGGGTTCAACAAGGATAAAATTAACCGAATTTTAAATGTGTAA
- a CDS encoding DMT family transporter, whose protein sequence is MNKQFFPFIAIFLGVISVSTAAVFVKLASDAPAAVTANYRLLLASLLLLPYILLKKRDELRKLARKEWIFTILAGISLAIHFIVWFESFSYTSVASSTVIVTLQPIFAFIGTYFFFHERFSAGTVISMIIAIFGSFIIAWGDFQINDEALYGDFLALLGAIFITIYFLFGQGIRTKVSVMSYTFIAYTIGAITILLYNMVVGNAMTGYDSDHWLIFVALAVIPTILGLNLLNWALKWVSASVISMGILFEPIGASLLAYILLGEKITWTQWMGGTIVIFGLLLFIASTRRKRKMKITFGHD, encoded by the coding sequence TTGAATAAGCAATTTTTTCCGTTTATCGCCATTTTTCTTGGCGTTATATCTGTGTCTACTGCTGCTGTCTTCGTTAAGCTAGCCAGTGATGCTCCGGCGGCCGTGACCGCAAATTATCGTTTATTATTAGCAAGCCTTTTGCTATTACCATATATTTTGTTAAAAAAACGAGATGAATTAAGAAAATTAGCCAGAAAAGAATGGATATTTACGATACTGGCTGGAATCAGTCTTGCTATCCATTTCATTGTCTGGTTTGAGTCCTTTTCATATACGTCTGTAGCGAGTTCAACTGTTATTGTTACGTTACAGCCGATTTTTGCTTTTATTGGCACCTATTTTTTCTTTCATGAACGTTTTTCTGCTGGTACTGTTATTAGTATGATCATTGCGATTTTTGGAAGTTTTATTATCGCATGGGGTGACTTTCAAATAAATGACGAAGCTCTATATGGAGATTTTCTAGCATTACTTGGCGCAATCTTTATTACTATATACTTTCTGTTCGGACAAGGCATACGTACCAAGGTATCTGTGATGAGTTATACCTTCATCGCATACACCATTGGAGCGATCACCATATTACTTTACAATATGGTAGTTGGAAATGCCATGACAGGATACGATAGTGATCATTGGCTGATATTTGTCGCACTTGCAGTAATCCCGACAATTCTTGGATTAAACCTTTTAAATTGGGCGCTGAAATGGGTAAGTGCCTCTGTTATATCCATGGGTATTCTATTTGAACCAATTGGTGCATCCCTGCTGGCTTATATCCTGTTAGGAGAGAAAATCACCTGGACGCAATGGATGGGCGGTACCATTGTGATCTTTGGATTGTTATTGTTCATCGCCAGTACAAGAAGAAAACGAAAAATGAAAATTACCTTTGGGCATGATTAA
- a CDS encoding MarR family winged helix-turn-helix transcriptional regulator — MDQERNAYLKKKQDPSLKLFVVLSKAYRAVFDQVAKDIRGHGLNTTDFAVMELLYHQGEQALQKIGDKILLASGSITYVVDKLEKKGFVKRTPSPDDRRITYASITESGQQLLNDIFPEHWKQIEVITAGLDESEKQEAIRLLKKLGIYADDLTKRD, encoded by the coding sequence ATGGATCAGGAGCGGAATGCATACTTAAAGAAGAAGCAAGACCCCTCACTGAAATTATTTGTGGTACTGTCGAAAGCCTACCGTGCGGTTTTTGATCAGGTTGCGAAGGATATTCGGGGACACGGTTTGAATACTACTGATTTTGCCGTAATGGAATTGCTCTATCATCAAGGAGAACAGGCATTACAGAAGATCGGAGATAAAATATTATTAGCAAGTGGAAGTATTACATATGTAGTAGATAAATTAGAGAAAAAAGGATTCGTGAAACGAACGCCTTCACCAGATGATCGCAGAATAACGTATGCTTCGATTACAGAAAGTGGTCAACAATTATTGAACGATATCTTTCCTGAACACTGGAAGCAAATTGAAGTGATCACAGCTGGGCTTGATGAATCAGAAAAGCAAGAAGCGATCCGTTTATTGAAAAAATTAGGAATTTATGCAGATGATTTGACTAAAAGAGATTAA
- a CDS encoding rhomboid family intramembrane serine protease, whose protein sequence is MFIRTENFREFLKFYPVVSTIIAIQIILWVLHSFVPIIGEWIYAMGIGWNGLVAQGQYWRIVTPIFLHADFPHLIFNSFSLVLFAPALEVMLGKIKFLVAYLGTGIIANVLTFIVEPSFNYVHLGASGAIFGLFGLYIFMIFFEKQLIDPQNARIILIIAGIGLVMTFFRANINISGHIFGFIAGFAFGPILLRNVRPFSPVRLKRRVRKQGDIGFDPNRWNKKRYRYKPYLKPILYGVLIVLVLLGLLSSIL, encoded by the coding sequence ATGTTTATAAGGACAGAGAATTTTCGAGAGTTTTTAAAATTTTATCCCGTTGTTTCTACGATCATAGCGATCCAGATTATTCTTTGGGTACTGCATTCTTTTGTTCCCATTATAGGAGAATGGATTTATGCAATGGGAATTGGCTGGAACGGGTTAGTCGCACAAGGACAATATTGGCGAATAGTAACACCAATATTTCTACATGCTGATTTTCCACACCTTATTTTTAATTCCTTTTCACTAGTTTTATTTGCACCAGCATTGGAAGTCATGCTAGGCAAAATTAAATTTTTGGTAGCGTACCTGGGAACTGGAATCATTGCGAACGTCCTTACTTTCATTGTTGAACCAAGTTTTAATTATGTTCACCTTGGTGCTTCTGGTGCTATTTTTGGATTATTTGGACTGTACATTTTTATGATCTTTTTTGAGAAACAATTGATTGATCCACAGAACGCCAGAATTATCCTTATCATTGCCGGTATTGGCTTGGTTATGACATTTTTCCGGGCAAACATTAATATCTCTGGTCATATCTTTGGTTTCATCGCAGGTTTTGCATTTGGCCCTATTCTTTTACGTAATGTGAGACCCTTCTCGCCAGTCCGATTAAAACGACGTGTGCGAAAACAAGGAGATATTGGATTCGATCCAAACCGCTGGAACAAAAAAAGATATCGTTACAAACCATATTTAAAACCGATCCTCTACGGAGTATTGATTGTATTGGTGCTGTTAGGCTTACTATCCAGCATATTGTAA
- a CDS encoding DEAD/DEAH box helicase has translation MTNFNELGISAPIMQALEKMGFEEATPIQAQTIPLGMAGKDVIGQAQTGTGKTAAFGIPMIEKINPNERKIQGLVVAPTRELAIQVSEEIHKLAKIKGVRTLPVYGGQHMERQIRALKDRPHIVVATPGRLLDHLRRRTIRVENVHTAVLDEADEMLNMGFIDDIRDILKAIPEERQTLLFSATMPKEIRDIATTLMKEPEEVKVKSKEMTVSNIDQFFVEVHEKQKFDTLTNLLDIHVPELAIIFGRTKKRVDELTEGLQARGFRAEGIHGDLTQGKRSSVLKKFKFGRIEILVATDVAARGLDISGVTHVYNFDIPQDPESYVHRIGRTGRAGKMGEAISFITPREVPHLHLIEKVTKSKMKRMSAPSYDEAKRGQQQLTMEKLIKTIEKRELQDYRETASELLDQYDSVTVVAAALKMLTKERRQTPVTLTSVQPVSVKKASKNKGGNNKKFRNDKRGGYNGRKGKQGGGSNRKFQNKRSKGNQNR, from the coding sequence GTGACAAATTTTAATGAATTAGGTATTTCAGCACCAATTATGCAAGCATTAGAGAAGATGGGATTCGAAGAGGCGACACCAATTCAGGCACAGACGATTCCATTGGGTATGGCTGGTAAGGATGTTATTGGTCAAGCGCAGACAGGTACAGGGAAAACTGCTGCTTTCGGTATTCCAATGATCGAAAAGATTAATCCGAATGAACGAAAAATACAAGGATTAGTTGTCGCACCAACTAGAGAATTAGCAATTCAGGTGTCAGAGGAAATCCATAAATTAGCTAAAATCAAAGGTGTTCGCACGTTGCCGGTATATGGCGGTCAACATATGGAACGTCAGATCAGAGCATTAAAAGATCGTCCACATATTGTTGTAGCTACACCAGGACGACTATTAGACCACTTACGTCGTCGTACGATCAGAGTGGAGAACGTGCATACAGCTGTATTAGATGAAGCGGACGAAATGTTGAACATGGGCTTTATTGATGATATTCGTGATATCCTTAAAGCAATTCCGGAAGAAAGACAAACATTGCTTTTCTCAGCTACAATGCCGAAAGAAATTCGCGATATTGCAACGACATTGATGAAAGAGCCGGAAGAAGTAAAAGTAAAATCAAAAGAAATGACGGTATCTAATATTGATCAGTTCTTTGTAGAAGTACACGAAAAGCAAAAATTCGATACGTTAACCAATCTTTTGGATATTCACGTACCAGAATTGGCGATTATTTTTGGTCGTACCAAGAAGCGTGTTGATGAGTTAACAGAAGGATTGCAGGCTCGCGGTTTCCGTGCAGAAGGCATTCATGGTGACTTAACACAAGGTAAACGTAGTTCCGTACTTAAGAAATTTAAATTTGGCCGAATTGAAATTTTAGTTGCAACGGATGTAGCGGCACGTGGTCTTGATATTTCAGGTGTGACACATGTTTATAACTTTGATATTCCACAGGATCCAGAAAGCTATGTACACCGTATTGGACGTACTGGTCGTGCTGGTAAGATGGGGGAAGCAATTTCCTTTATCACGCCAAGAGAAGTACCACATTTGCATTTAATTGAAAAAGTAACAAAGAGTAAAATGAAGCGTATGAGTGCGCCGAGTTATGATGAAGCAAAACGTGGTCAGCAACAATTAACTATGGAAAAACTAATCAAAACCATTGAAAAAAGAGAATTACAGGACTACCGTGAAACAGCATCTGAGTTGTTAGATCAGTATGATTCTGTAACAGTTGTTGCAGCTGCGTTGAAAATGCTGACAAAAGAAAGAAGACAAACACCTGTAACACTTACTTCGGTTCAGCCGGTAAGTGTGAAGAAGGCTTCAAAAAACAAAGGTGGCAACAACAAAAAATTCCGTAATGATAAACGTGGCGGATATAACGGTCGTAAAGGAAAACAAGGTGGCGGATCCAACCGTAAATTCCAGAACAAACGATCCAAAGGAAATCAAAATAGATAA
- a CDS encoding alpha/beta hydrolase, with translation MPACLILHGFTGGPYEVEPLAVHIAEQTGWEVVTPSLPGHGLGQGRDLDLMHVTYQEWIEEAENAYVQLRESHQEIFLIGFSMGGMIAAYLAAKYACEKLVLLSTSRKYINVSQMGLDFVQFAQKAIRKTLKQDPLYNHYRSKSGSVPLKAISEFLKCMKFTKPYLKKINCPVFIAQGIQDGMVPYKAVQYLDKEIPSESEIMYFCDSKHLICLGEDKKIVIDTVCQFLKNEQKTRLTINA, from the coding sequence ATGCCTGCATGTCTAATACTACATGGATTTACTGGTGGTCCTTATGAAGTAGAACCGCTTGCTGTACATATTGCGGAGCAGACTGGATGGGAAGTAGTGACGCCCAGTTTACCTGGGCATGGTCTGGGACAAGGTCGTGATCTGGACTTGATGCATGTTACCTATCAGGAATGGATCGAAGAAGCGGAAAACGCCTATGTACAATTGCGGGAATCACATCAAGAGATTTTTTTAATTGGCTTTTCGATGGGCGGAATGATTGCAGCCTATTTAGCGGCAAAATATGCCTGTGAGAAACTGGTTCTGTTATCTACTTCGAGAAAATATATCAATGTCTCTCAAATGGGGCTGGATTTCGTTCAATTTGCCCAAAAAGCCATTCGGAAAACATTGAAACAAGATCCGTTGTATAATCATTACCGGAGTAAGTCTGGTTCTGTTCCGTTAAAAGCAATTTCAGAGTTCCTCAAATGCATGAAATTTACCAAGCCGTATCTGAAGAAAATTAATTGTCCGGTTTTTATTGCGCAAGGTATTCAGGATGGAATGGTGCCGTATAAAGCGGTACAATATTTGGATAAAGAAATACCTTCAGAAAGTGAAATCATGTATTTTTGTGATTCGAAACACCTGATTTGCTTAGGAGAGGACAAAAAAATCGTAATTGATACAGTCTGTCAATTCTTGAAGAATGAACAAAAAACACGACTCACCATAAATGCGTGA
- a CDS encoding ABC transporter ATP-binding protein, translating into MLMLKNVSVKLGMELIVKDVSFTLPAGNIVGLIGHNGAGKSTIMKTIMGWHDKAQGKISINDIDQDRSFISFKKQLAYIPEEPFLLPELTSYQHFQLYGQSYQLDEAVFTRRANQLAELFEISDKLNEYPEALSKGMRQKVQTICALLPDVPLLLIDEPFMGLDVHAAHHLQTLLIEKANNGTTILLTSHQLERMEQMADSYIMLHDGEIAEQGAMGDFRLLSRRGET; encoded by the coding sequence ATGTTAATGCTGAAAAATGTATCAGTTAAGTTGGGGATGGAGCTAATTGTGAAGGATGTAAGTTTTACTTTACCAGCTGGCAATATTGTTGGATTGATTGGTCATAATGGGGCAGGGAAATCGACTATTATGAAAACGATTATGGGCTGGCACGATAAAGCACAAGGGAAGATTAGCATTAATGATATCGATCAGGATCGATCCTTCATCTCCTTTAAAAAACAACTTGCATACATACCTGAAGAGCCGTTCCTATTACCTGAATTAACGTCATATCAACATTTTCAACTATATGGACAAAGTTATCAGCTAGATGAAGCCGTTTTTACCAGACGGGCTAATCAACTGGCTGAGCTATTTGAAATTTCTGATAAGCTTAATGAATATCCGGAAGCATTGTCTAAAGGGATGCGCCAAAAAGTCCAAACGATATGCGCATTACTGCCGGATGTACCACTTTTGTTAATCGATGAGCCATTTATGGGATTAGATGTACACGCCGCTCACCACTTACAAACCCTTTTAATCGAAAAAGCTAATAACGGGACCACCATCCTACTTACCTCCCATCAATTGGAAAGGATGGAACAGATGGCAGATTCTTATATCATGCTTCATGATGGGGAAATTGCCGAACAAGGTGCCATGGGGGATTTTCGCTTGTTATCGAGGAGAGGCGAAACATGA
- a CDS encoding NAD(P)H-hydrate dehydratase — translation MYIVTAEEMYEIDRYAIEKGGIEGKILMENAGSQVAQQLTQTFTKREKMAVLVGSGNNGGDGFVIARYLAEKGFDVTVFQLVADEKIKGDAAFHKHLWLNTSHPLYQITEPLELKQHLCAYDIIIDAILGIGVLGEIREPIRSFINVINQSGLVKVAIDIPSGLPANEGIHVDKAIKADLTYIIDAPKTTVFLEDTSRYYGKWQVMNIGIPDAAHQSCNPNHLWRKKDVLASFPKRDLYAHKGSNGKGMVIGGQALMPGSILLSARAALRSGAGLITVATVRENIPIVASQCVEATYHLLEGFSGGFQSRNREAFQQMDAIAFGMGIGRQNATMLRELLESTTCPVLIDADGLYHWKDLLRSQVKRDAPTVITPHFGEMAMLTDRSVAELKQNPFSISRQFAQQHQVYVVLKGKNTIITAPDGEQIVSDQGNAGLAKGGTGDVLSGILLTMLMQHQNVLIALANGCYLHGTSAEYLVEEKHSEIDLLATDVIEGLSQVFRTLS, via the coding sequence ATGTACATCGTAACCGCGGAAGAAATGTACGAAATAGATCGGTATGCGATAGAAAAAGGGGGAATCGAAGGAAAGATTCTGATGGAGAATGCCGGATCACAGGTGGCACAACAACTTACTCAGACATTTACAAAGCGTGAAAAGATGGCAGTTTTAGTTGGTAGCGGGAATAATGGCGGAGATGGCTTTGTTATAGCACGTTATTTAGCAGAAAAAGGCTTTGATGTGACTGTTTTTCAATTAGTGGCTGACGAAAAAATAAAAGGGGATGCAGCCTTTCATAAGCATTTATGGTTAAATACTTCTCATCCATTATACCAGATCACAGAACCATTAGAGCTGAAACAACATTTGTGTGCATATGACATAATAATTGACGCGATTCTCGGAATAGGCGTTTTAGGGGAAATTCGTGAGCCGATACGAAGTTTCATTAATGTGATCAATCAATCAGGATTAGTAAAAGTAGCGATCGATATTCCAAGTGGTTTGCCAGCAAATGAAGGAATCCATGTTGATAAAGCCATTAAAGCGGACTTGACTTATATCATAGATGCACCAAAAACGACGGTGTTTCTAGAAGATACCAGTCGGTATTATGGCAAGTGGCAAGTAATGAATATAGGTATTCCAGATGCAGCTCATCAGTCGTGTAACCCTAATCATCTTTGGCGTAAAAAAGATGTACTGGCATCTTTCCCGAAAAGAGACCTGTACGCACATAAAGGATCGAACGGTAAAGGCATGGTAATAGGCGGACAAGCCTTGATGCCTGGTTCTATTCTTCTATCAGCAAGAGCGGCACTTCGCTCAGGAGCAGGCTTGATTACCGTTGCAACTGTTAGGGAGAATATACCGATCGTTGCCAGTCAATGTGTAGAGGCTACGTATCATTTGCTGGAAGGTTTTAGTGGAGGCTTTCAATCACGTAATAGGGAAGCATTCCAACAAATGGACGCAATCGCTTTTGGAATGGGAATAGGCAGACAAAATGCAACGATGCTACGCGAGTTATTGGAATCGACGACATGTCCTGTACTGATTGATGCTGATGGCTTATATCACTGGAAAGACTTGCTACGCTCACAAGTAAAACGAGACGCACCGACTGTTATTACGCCCCACTTTGGTGAAATGGCAATGTTAACAGACCGATCTGTTGCAGAATTAAAACAAAATCCTTTTTCAATTTCTAGGCAATTTGCTCAGCAGCATCAAGTTTACGTGGTGCTTAAAGGGAAGAATACGATTATAACTGCACCCGATGGTGAGCAGATCGTAAGTGATCAAGGTAATGCAGGGTTAGCAAAAGGTGGAACAGGTGATGTTCTGTCAGGAATTCTGTTAACGATGTTAATGCAACATCAGAATGTCTTGATCGCTTTAGCAAATGGTTGTTATCTGCATGGTACTTCAGCAGAATACCTGGTTGAGGAAAAACATTCAGAAATCGACTTACTGGCTACCGATGTGATTGAAGGACTATCGCAAGTATTTCGTACATTGTCTTAA
- a CDS encoding tubby C-terminal domain-like protein: MLAVSYQLNQNVLEFSRVKDHLGNILFQISPSVNKSRVEVLSEDGQTLYYGTKQTSFFKRNYTFTGEQSNTTFTMKKKHNLLVKQHFIIEHKDFSIDIKKNNNDWTRFYEGNTEVARWLVRLQKGNTHHVQIEHNATIQSPAFYIFLAELISHA; this comes from the coding sequence GTGCTAGCTGTCTCTTATCAGTTAAACCAGAATGTGCTGGAATTCTCTCGTGTGAAGGATCATCTCGGTAATATTTTGTTTCAAATATCACCTAGTGTAAATAAATCAAGGGTTGAAGTACTCTCCGAAGATGGTCAGACACTCTATTACGGAACAAAGCAAACTTCTTTTTTCAAAAGGAACTATACTTTTACAGGTGAACAGTCTAACACTACTTTCACGATGAAAAAGAAACACAATTTGCTGGTAAAACAACATTTCATTATTGAACATAAAGATTTTTCAATCGACATTAAGAAGAATAATAACGATTGGACAAGATTTTATGAGGGCAATACCGAAGTGGCGAGATGGTTAGTTCGCTTACAAAAAGGAAACACACACCACGTACAAATTGAACATAATGCAACGATCCAATCCCCAGCTTTCTATATTTTTCTTGCAGAATTAATTTCCCATGCCTAG